In one window of Fusobacteria bacterium ZRK30 DNA:
- a CDS encoding sirohydrochlorin cobaltochelatase — protein sequence MKKVLVVLVMLTMGISLFANGGKSNDFDLKKGEKKAIMLVSFGTTFPETREKTIGALEKEFKSSYPDFKVVTAFTSRIVMRRIKEKEGIIYDNPSEALKKLKKDGYTHVLVQGTHIMNAIESETLKMEVESYKGDFKVLKVSTPLLTSVEDYKEVVKALKPTYKNLKKDEAVVFIGHGTHHPGNSAYAMLEHVFHQEGIENAYLGTVEGYPELDDVIASLKKAKIKKVELYPFMIVAGDHAKNDIAVDMKEELEKNGFTVKAHMVGLGENKGIRKIYVEHAEFGLTHVEENMLAKKKKYANGMQP from the coding sequence ATGAAAAAAGTGTTAGTGGTATTAGTGATGTTAACAATGGGGATCTCTTTATTTGCCAATGGAGGAAAATCAAACGATTTTGATCTGAAAAAAGGTGAAAAGAAAGCAATAATGCTGGTAAGTTTTGGGACAACTTTTCCTGAAACCAGGGAAAAAACTATAGGTGCACTAGAAAAAGAATTTAAAAGTTCTTATCCGGATTTTAAAGTAGTTACTGCTTTTACTTCCAGAATAGTTATGAGAAGGATCAAAGAAAAAGAAGGGATTATCTATGATAACCCCAGTGAAGCATTGAAAAAATTAAAAAAAGACGGATATACCCATGTATTGGTACAAGGTACTCATATTATGAATGCCATTGAATCAGAGACATTAAAAATGGAAGTAGAAAGTTATAAGGGAGACTTTAAGGTGTTAAAAGTAAGTACTCCATTACTTACAAGTGTTGAGGATTATAAAGAAGTTGTTAAGGCGTTAAAGCCAACTTATAAAAATTTAAAGAAAGATGAGGCTGTTGTGTTTATAGGGCATGGAACCCACCATCCTGGAAACTCTGCCTATGCTATGTTGGAACATGTATTCCACCAGGAAGGTATTGAAAATGCATATTTAGGAACTGTAGAAGGATATCCTGAATTAGATGATGTCATTGCCAGTTTAAAGAAGGCAAAAATTAAAAAGGTAGAATTATATCCGTTTATGATTGTTGCAGGAGATCATGCCAAAAATGATATTGCTGTAGATATGAAGGAAGAGTTAGAAAAAAATGGATTTACTGTAAAAGCTCATATGGTTGGATTAGGAGAAAATAAAGGGATCAGAAAGATATATGTTGAACATGCAGAGTTTGGGTTAACTCATGTGGAAGAAAATATGTTAGCTAAAAAGAAAAAATATGCAAATGGGATGCAGCCGTAG
- a CDS encoding iron ABC transporter permease, with the protein MKKHFKLWTIIGIILLILSIFFYLQMGYIKIPLKEVIESIKGGEGAPNWYIIHEVRLPRILTSILIGSILSMCGLVFQGVLLNPLADPYTLGISSGASFGAALAIVLNITIFGIFSTHIVSFIFAILCLAVVIKMGSFERKMNPTSIILGGIIIGAFFSAGLSFLKYLADEGVGAIIFWLLGSFTGKSWMEVSILSAIWVFGFVFFCYYAEDLNILALGEKSAISLGINPSKIRRILLIVSSILSAVAVSTCGIIGFVGLVVPHLLRFIMGTDNKKLIIGCAIWGGVIMGAADNIVRVVLPNDIPVGVITSLLGAPFFALIFRKKMGGGNLR; encoded by the coding sequence ATGAAAAAGCATTTTAAATTATGGACAATAATTGGAATAATACTATTAATCCTTTCAATATTCTTCTACCTTCAAATGGGATATATAAAAATTCCATTAAAGGAAGTAATAGAGAGTATAAAAGGCGGGGAGGGAGCTCCTAATTGGTATATTATCCATGAAGTGAGATTACCGAGGATCCTCACTTCGATCTTAATAGGTTCAATTTTATCTATGTGCGGATTGGTATTTCAAGGGGTTTTATTAAACCCCTTGGCTGATCCATATACATTGGGAATTTCAAGTGGTGCTTCATTTGGTGCAGCACTGGCTATAGTTCTGAATATAACAATTTTTGGAATTTTTAGCACACATATAGTGTCATTTATATTTGCAATACTCTGTTTGGCAGTTGTTATCAAGATGGGTTCCTTTGAAAGAAAGATGAATCCTACTTCTATAATATTAGGAGGGATAATAATAGGAGCTTTCTTTTCAGCAGGATTAAGTTTTTTAAAATATCTGGCTGACGAAGGTGTAGGAGCCATTATATTTTGGCTGCTTGGGAGCTTTACCGGTAAATCCTGGATGGAGGTCAGCATCCTGAGTGCAATATGGGTCTTTGGATTCGTATTTTTTTGTTATTATGCGGAAGACTTAAATATCCTGGCTTTGGGAGAAAAAAGTGCTATCTCTTTGGGGATAAATCCCAGTAAGATCAGGAGGATATTATTGATTGTCAGCTCGATCTTGTCGGCGGTAGCAGTTTCTACCTGCGGGATAATAGGGTTTGTAGGACTGGTAGTTCCACATCTTCTCCGGTTTATTATGGGGACAGACAACAAAAAATTAATTATAGGCTGTGCTATATGGGGCGGAGTTATTATGGGAGCTGCTGATAACATAGTCCGGGTAGTATTGCCCAATGATATTCCTGTAGGAGTAATCACATCATTGTTAGGAGCACCTTTCTTTGCTCTTATTTTTAGGAAAAAGATGGGAGGAGGGAATCTGAGATGA
- a CDS encoding ABC transporter ATP-binding protein — protein MIDIKKIDYSIDGTKILDDLSFKFEKGKFYGILGPNGSGKTTFLDILSGYKNATESEIYIEKKELKEYSHLKLAKKIAIVPQKFDIVFPFSVSDILEMGRYPYKKKFFSLQKKDYEIIDKVVEEIGLEEFLDKEITTLSGGEEQRVIFGKALIQTTPILFLDESTSNLDPYYSHTLLSLVRKRVVEEQTTVIGVFHDFNLASLYCDEILLLEKGKIIASGKTQDVFNSKKLEEVFKIGWEKYKTEKNTFVFPKLGGDLE, from the coding sequence ATGATAGATATAAAAAAAATAGATTATTCTATAGATGGAACTAAAATTTTAGATGACCTGTCTTTTAAATTTGAAAAGGGTAAATTTTATGGAATATTAGGACCAAATGGAAGCGGAAAGACTACTTTTTTGGATATTTTAAGCGGGTATAAAAATGCTACAGAATCTGAAATATATATAGAAAAGAAGGAATTAAAGGAATATTCTCATCTGAAGTTAGCAAAAAAAATTGCAATAGTACCACAAAAATTTGATATAGTATTTCCTTTTTCTGTTTCCGACATATTGGAGATGGGAAGGTATCCCTATAAGAAAAAGTTTTTCAGCCTTCAGAAAAAAGATTATGAGATTATTGACAAGGTTGTAGAGGAAATAGGGTTAGAAGAATTTTTAGATAAAGAAATAACTACCCTTAGTGGTGGTGAAGAACAAAGAGTTATATTTGGAAAGGCATTGATTCAGACGACACCTATTTTATTTTTAGATGAGTCAACTTCGAATTTAGATCCCTATTATTCCCATACTTTACTGAGCCTTGTAAGGAAAAGAGTGGTAGAGGAACAAACCACAGTTATAGGAGTATTTCACGACTTTAATTTAGCTTCACTTTATTGTGATGAAATCCTCTTATTGGAAAAGGGAAAGATTATAGCCAGTGGGAAAACCCAAGATGTATTTAATTCAAAAAAATTAGAAGAAGTATTTAAAATAGGATGGGAAAAATATAAAACAGAAAAGAATACATTTGTATTCCCAAAATTAGGAGGTGATTTAGAGTGA
- a CDS encoding ABC transporter substrate-binding protein produces MIKIMKLLSIFIFMINLCFASNKEIISESGQKVDLTTPHTRIISLYGAHTDVLVNIGAEENLVGVDKSNAGLGIEVFSYKDSVEKFISAKPDLILIRPMIRDRFSGLIRSLKNANLTVVTIKPTKFEELDNYWLTLGKLSGHEKEAIQYTDDFHMNLAVLKKKADSIPSNERKTVFFEARHKTNQTTSLDGIPAYILGVLDIENIAYDAIPAKKGSSVADFPKELLLARGEKIDVYLAQYGAMNRPTVDIIKKAPGYKAIRAVREDEIYIIDEYSVSRPTNGLLDGIKEIGHVVYPKYF; encoded by the coding sequence GTGATTAAAATAATGAAGTTATTATCGATCTTTATTTTTATGATAAACCTATGTTTTGCTTCTAATAAAGAGATAATAAGTGAATCCGGGCAAAAAGTGGATCTGACAACCCCCCATACAAGAATAATATCCCTCTATGGGGCTCATACAGATGTTTTGGTAAATATAGGTGCTGAGGAAAACTTGGTAGGAGTAGATAAAAGTAATGCTGGTCTGGGAATAGAGGTTTTCTCATATAAGGACAGTGTAGAAAAATTTATATCTGCAAAACCGGATTTAATCTTAATAAGACCTATGATCAGAGACAGGTTTAGCGGACTAATAAGATCACTAAAAAACGCAAACCTGACTGTAGTAACTATAAAACCTACAAAATTTGAGGAATTGGATAACTATTGGCTGACATTGGGTAAACTAAGCGGCCACGAAAAGGAAGCGATCCAATATACAGATGATTTTCATATGAATCTGGCTGTGTTAAAGAAAAAGGCTGACTCAATACCTAGTAATGAAAGAAAAACAGTGTTCTTCGAAGCTAGACATAAGACCAATCAAACAACTTCACTAGATGGAATACCGGCTTATATTTTAGGAGTATTGGATATAGAGAATATAGCTTATGATGCTATTCCTGCAAAAAAAGGATCTAGTGTAGCTGATTTCCCTAAGGAGTTATTATTAGCCCGGGGGGAAAAAATAGATGTATATTTAGCACAGTATGGAGCTATGAACAGGCCCACTGTGGATATAATAAAAAAAGCACCTGGTTATAAAGCAATAAGAGCAGTAAGGGAAGATGAAATCTATATAATAGATGAATATAGTGTATCGAGACCAACAAATGGACTATTAGACGGGATAAAAGAAATTGGACATGTTGTTTATCCAAAATATTTTTAA
- a CDS encoding precorrin-8X methylmutase → MSYVKKPMAIENKSFEIITNELGEKAKQFTEDELKIVKRLIHTTADFEYADIVEISKDAIESGKKAIAEGSKIYCDTNMIVNGLSKKTMEKWNVGAYCLVSDEKVVIEAKERGLTRSIVGMEKAIKDEKTKIFLIGNAPTALFTLMEAVEKGYRPNLVVGVPVGFVGAEDSKERLRELDIPYIVTRGRKGGSTVAVATFHGILYDMYDRKGFLGE, encoded by the coding sequence ATGAGTTATGTAAAAAAGCCTATGGCAATTGAAAATAAGAGTTTTGAGATAATCACCAATGAATTAGGTGAAAAAGCGAAGCAGTTTACAGAAGATGAGTTAAAAATTGTAAAAAGATTAATCCATACTACTGCTGATTTTGAGTATGCTGATATAGTAGAGATATCAAAAGATGCAATAGAAAGCGGAAAAAAAGCCATTGCAGAGGGAAGTAAGATATATTGTGATACCAATATGATTGTAAATGGTCTCAGTAAAAAAACTATGGAAAAATGGAATGTAGGTGCTTATTGCCTGGTTTCAGATGAGAAAGTAGTAATAGAGGCAAAGGAAAGAGGATTGACTCGTTCTATAGTAGGAATGGAAAAAGCGATAAAAGATGAAAAAACAAAGATATTCTTAATCGGGAACGCTCCTACAGCTCTATTCACACTGATGGAAGCTGTTGAAAAGGGATACAGACCTAATCTTGTAGTAGGAGTACCAGTTGGATTTGTAGGTGCTGAAGATTCCAAAGAAAGGCTGAGAGAACTGGATATTCCTTATATTGTAACCAGGGGTAGAAAGGGTGGAAGTACAGTAGCAGTAGCTACATTCCATGGTATTTTATATGATATGTATGATAGAAAAGGATTTTTAGGAGAATAA
- the cbiD gene encoding cobalt-precorrin-5B (C(1))-methyltransferase CbiD gives MKLDKYTVQNGKKMRYGYTTGSTAAGACKSAVEIHFQKEDLSTIEIETPKGWNLTLDINSIEIGVIDNYRYVKTSIIKDGGDDPDATDKIEIFATVREVLEDEKIEDRGDNFINEKKNISLCGGIGVGRVTKKGLQVVIGKPAINPVPVRTIFYEVEKVLPQGKKVEVTIDIPMGVEIGKKTFNPKLGILGGISILGTTGIVKPMSEESWRDSIVIELKMLLEEYSEDTVIITPGNYGKKFLVEELKIDPKKILIISNFMGFILDNIKVLGYKKIVLVGHIGKLIKVAGGIFHTHSKISDARMEILGANALLAGEDPEDVIKIIEANTTEEGLSYLKLKETNKTIAEKIKQKCEKRVFDEVEVEVLTFSFDHGELARTDGFNRMVDNYMENNYEKN, from the coding sequence ATGAAATTAGATAAATATACAGTCCAAAACGGAAAAAAGATGAGGTATGGCTATACTACCGGCTCAACTGCAGCAGGAGCCTGTAAGAGTGCTGTAGAGATACATTTTCAAAAAGAAGACCTATCCACCATAGAGATAGAAACTCCTAAGGGATGGAATTTAACTTTGGATATAAACAGCATTGAAATAGGGGTTATCGATAATTATAGATATGTAAAAACCAGTATTATAAAAGATGGGGGAGATGATCCAGACGCTACCGACAAGATAGAGATATTTGCCACTGTCAGGGAAGTTTTAGAGGATGAGAAGATAGAAGACAGGGGAGATAACTTTATCAATGAAAAAAAGAATATATCCCTATGTGGCGGAATAGGTGTAGGAAGAGTTACAAAAAAAGGATTGCAGGTAGTCATAGGAAAACCAGCAATAAACCCTGTTCCTGTCCGGACTATATTTTATGAGGTAGAAAAGGTCCTGCCTCAAGGGAAAAAGGTCGAGGTTACTATAGATATTCCAATGGGAGTTGAAATAGGAAAAAAGACCTTTAATCCTAAACTTGGAATATTAGGCGGGATATCAATATTAGGGACTACCGGAATAGTAAAACCTATGTCAGAGGAATCTTGGCGGGACTCTATAGTCATAGAATTGAAGATGCTCCTGGAAGAATACTCGGAAGACACAGTAATTATTACTCCTGGAAACTATGGGAAAAAGTTCTTGGTTGAGGAACTGAAGATAGATCCTAAAAAGATACTCATCATCAGTAATTTTATGGGGTTTATTTTGGATAATATAAAAGTATTGGGATATAAAAAAATAGTTTTAGTGGGACATATAGGAAAACTCATCAAGGTAGCCGGGGGGATATTTCATACCCATTCAAAAATATCTGATGCCAGGATGGAAATATTAGGAGCCAATGCCCTATTAGCAGGAGAAGATCCAGAAGATGTAATTAAAATTATAGAGGCTAATACTACAGAAGAGGGATTATCCTATCTAAAATTAAAGGAAACCAACAAAACAATTGCAGAAAAAATTAAGCAGAAATGTGAAAAGAGAGTTTTCGATGAAGTGGAGGTCGAGGTATTGACTTTTTCCTTTGATCATGGTGAATTAGCCAGAACAGATGGATTTAATAGGATGGTGGATAACTATATGGAGAACAACTATGAAAAAAATTAA
- the cbiE gene encoding precorrin-6y C5,15-methyltransferase (decarboxylating) subunit CbiE: MKKINILGLGPGNKKYILPVTKEYIKKSDILIGGRRNIESLGALAEGKEIRYIDRYLDQLSIYIKENRDKRISLIVSGDTGFYSMVPFMKRYFEIEDLNIISGISSMQYMFSAIGYSYEDTFIASVHGRECDYITPIKEGKKAGLLTDNKMTPQAIAQTLLKNEVKGTIFVGEKLSYDDERITKLSLKEMADLKIIFDINVVIVIPDTLSS; this comes from the coding sequence ATGAAAAAAATTAATATATTGGGGTTAGGCCCCGGGAATAAAAAATACATCCTTCCTGTCACTAAAGAATATATAAAAAAATCCGATATATTGATCGGAGGCAGAAGAAATATAGAATCTTTAGGAGCCCTTGCTGAAGGAAAAGAAATCCGGTATATAGACAGATATTTAGATCAGTTATCTATCTATATCAAAGAAAATAGAGATAAAAGAATCTCTCTTATAGTTTCCGGGGATACAGGATTTTATAGTATGGTTCCCTTTATGAAAAGGTATTTTGAGATAGAAGACTTAAATATTATTTCAGGAATCTCCTCTATGCAGTATATGTTTTCTGCAATAGGTTATTCCTATGAAGATACTTTTATTGCTAGTGTTCACGGCAGGGAATGCGATTACATTACTCCCATAAAAGAGGGGAAAAAAGCTGGGCTTCTTACAGATAATAAGATGACTCCCCAGGCAATCGCACAAACTTTATTAAAAAATGAAGTAAAAGGGACTATATTTGTAGGAGAAAAACTAAGTTATGACGATGAAAGAATAACAAAACTCAGTTTAAAAGAGATGGCAGATCTAAAGATTATTTTTGATATAAATGTAGTAATAGTAATACCCGACACTCTTTCTTCCTAA
- the cbiT gene encoding precorrin-6Y C5,15-methyltransferase (decarboxylating) subunit CbiT, whose protein sequence is MVHIEDKEFIRGKVPMTKQEVRCISIAKLDLKEDSVLVDVGAGSGSVGIEAANFAPKGKVFGIEVNPDGIEVIQQNLVKFNVINYELIEGLAPMDIPDICVDRMFIGGSKGNLETILEWFLGHSREDAKVVINTITLESLSEAMKGLEQLKFCEIEVVNINIARNKKIGRYNMMMGENPIYIISAKRSK, encoded by the coding sequence ATGGTTCATATAGAAGATAAAGAATTTATCCGCGGAAAGGTACCTATGACTAAGCAGGAAGTCAGGTGTATATCTATAGCAAAGCTAGATCTAAAAGAAGATAGTGTTTTGGTCGATGTAGGAGCAGGATCCGGCAGTGTCGGAATAGAAGCCGCTAACTTTGCGCCAAAAGGCAAAGTTTTTGGGATAGAGGTAAACCCTGATGGAATAGAAGTAATTCAGCAGAATCTGGTAAAGTTTAATGTGATAAATTATGAACTTATAGAGGGACTGGCTCCAATGGATATCCCTGATATCTGTGTAGACAGGATGTTTATAGGAGGATCTAAGGGAAACTTAGAAACTATTTTGGAATGGTTCCTGGGCCACTCTAGAGAAGACGCAAAGGTGGTTATAAATACTATAACTTTAGAAAGTTTGAGTGAAGCTATGAAAGGATTAGAACAACTTAAATTTTGTGAGATAGAAGTAGTTAATATAAATATAGCAAGAAATAAAAAAATAGGTAGATACAATATGATGATGGGTGAAAACCCGATATATATTATATCAGCCAAAAGGAGTAAATAA